In the genome of Triticum urartu cultivar G1812 chromosome 5, Tu2.1, whole genome shotgun sequence, one region contains:
- the LOC125508646 gene encoding ABSCISIC ACID-INSENSITIVE 5-like protein 2, producing MSSEGGGTAITGKKRNRAQIQTLVREGSLYNLTLSEVESRLGAPLLSMNLDDFVRSVLPDEKNLPLPNGAGNSGSQSTSAFGLERQGSSITVPLPLSKKTVDEIWRDIQQEEESSDDEKRSSGCDAQMSFGEITLEEFLQRAGIVTGQYQKDAEELIDLVGTGESAHLMTRVQDFPQGTSAIDAYIVRQSIAQPLSVAIPSTMDSIYPDRQMSISSSLELSDLQSPSRKRMSSQDVVYKVADRRQKRMIKNRESAARSRARKQAYTNELECKLSCLEEENKRLKREKELDMLLKSAPPPEPKKHLRRTRSTSF from the exons ATGAGCTCTGAAGGCGGTGGCACCGCCATCACAGGCAAGAAGCGGAACAGGGCCCAAATTCAGACACTAGTCAGGGAAGGCTCTCTCTATAACCTCACCCTCAGTGAGGTTGAAAGCCGCCTTGGTGCGCCACTTCTTAGTATGAACCTTGATGACTTTGTGAGGAGTGTGCTTCCAGATGAGAAGAACCTTCCATTACCAAATGGCGCTGGGAATTCAGGCAGTCAAAGCACGTCAGCTTTTGGTTTGGAACGTCAGGGCAGCAGCATTACTGTGCCCCTGCCATTGAGCAAGAAGACAGTGGATGAAATTTGGAGAGACATCCAGCAGGAAGAGGAGAGTAGTGATGATGAGAAAAGGAGTTCAGGTTGTGATGCACAGATGTCGTTTGGGGAGATAACACTTGAGGAGTTCTTGCAAAGGGCTGGCATTGTTACTGGGCAGTATCAGAAGGATGCTGAGGAGTTAATTGATCTTGTAGGAACTGGAGAAAGTGCTCATTTGATGACCAGAGTGCAGGATTTCCCACAGGGAACAAGTGCAATTGATGCGTATATTGTACGTCAGTCGATTGCGCAACCGTTGAGTGTTGCAATCCCTTCGACAATGGATTCCATCTACCCAGATCGTCAAATGAGTATTTCGTCATCTCTAGAACTTTCTGATCTTCAAAGTCCTAGTCGTAAGAGAATGTCTTCCCAGGATGTGGTATACAAGGTTGCTGATCGGAGGCAGAAGAGGATGATCAAGAACCGAGAATCGGCTGCACGTTCAAGAGCTAGGAAACAG GCCTACACAAACGAGCTCGAATGCAAATTGTCTTGTCTGGAAGAGGAGAACAAGAGGCTGAAGAGAGAGAAG GAGTTGGACATGTTATTGAAGTCCGCGCCCCCTCCAGAACCGAAAAAGCATCTTCGGAGAACGAGATCGACCTCATTCTGA